A part of Microbacterium atlanticum genomic DNA contains:
- a CDS encoding 2-hydroxyacid dehydrogenase, which produces MSSGIRNFIVSVPTERLAADLGELPEGVELVVWPMDAAAPRDRFDMVVPPYMSMTRVLDRLEGVEVGLVQSQSIGYDGVADLLPHGLRFANAASVHETSTAELAVGLALAAQRHLDAFAVDTAAGRWKPVFAESLADRRVLLLGYGGVGKAVAARLAPFEVELIPVASRARDEDGVAVHGIDELPSLLPRAEIVVLTLPGGDATQGLVDDAFLAALPDGALVVNVGRGTLIDTDALVDHVRRGRIRAALDVTDPEPLPDGHPLWGLPGVLISPHVGGASSAMRPRVAKLVRTQIERLVAGEPPLNVVLGG; this is translated from the coding sequence GTGAGCAGCGGCATCCGGAACTTCATCGTCAGCGTCCCCACCGAACGGCTCGCCGCCGACCTCGGCGAGCTGCCCGAGGGGGTGGAGCTGGTGGTGTGGCCGATGGATGCCGCGGCCCCGCGCGACCGGTTCGACATGGTCGTCCCCCCCTACATGTCGATGACCCGCGTGCTCGACCGCCTCGAGGGCGTGGAGGTCGGGCTGGTGCAGAGCCAGTCGATCGGGTACGACGGCGTGGCCGACCTCCTTCCCCACGGCCTGCGGTTCGCCAACGCCGCCTCGGTGCACGAGACCTCGACCGCCGAGCTCGCCGTCGGCCTCGCCCTCGCCGCCCAGCGGCACCTCGACGCGTTCGCCGTCGACACCGCCGCCGGGCGCTGGAAGCCGGTGTTCGCCGAGAGCCTCGCCGACCGCCGCGTGCTGCTGCTGGGGTACGGCGGGGTGGGCAAGGCGGTCGCCGCCCGGCTGGCGCCGTTCGAGGTGGAGCTGATCCCCGTCGCTTCGCGGGCCCGCGACGAGGACGGCGTCGCGGTGCACGGCATCGACGAGCTGCCGTCGCTGCTCCCGCGTGCCGAGATCGTGGTGCTGACGCTGCCCGGAGGCGACGCGACGCAGGGTCTCGTCGACGACGCGTTCCTGGCGGCGCTGCCCGACGGGGCGCTCGTGGTCAACGTCGGGCGCGGCACCCTGATCGACACCGACGCGCTCGTCGACCACGTGCGCCGCGGTCGCATCCGCGCCGCGCTCGATGTCACCGACCCCGAGCCGCTTCCCGACGGCCACCCGCTGTGGGGCCTTCCTGGCGTGCTCATCAGCCCGCACGTGGGCGGGGCGTCCAGCGCCATGCGCCCGCGGGTGGCGAAGCTGGTGCGCACCCAGATCGAGCGTCTCGTGGCCGGCGAGCCGCCGCTGAACGTCGTGCTGGGCGGCTGA
- a CDS encoding DUF1761 domain-containing protein, translating into MVPEINYWAVLIATASSMVVGTIWYTPKVFGTRWAQLAKVDMDRPGSSAVVPIVVTVIVSFVTAWVLAGASSIAWHFYGGSYLWAALATGVILWAGFTAARFITHDAFEGRPTALTVMNIAHELVTIVVMALIIGVWPPAGTV; encoded by the coding sequence ATGGTTCCCGAGATCAACTACTGGGCGGTCTTGATCGCGACGGCGTCGAGCATGGTCGTCGGCACGATCTGGTACACGCCGAAGGTGTTCGGCACGCGGTGGGCGCAGCTCGCCAAGGTCGACATGGATCGCCCCGGTTCGAGCGCCGTCGTGCCCATCGTCGTCACGGTGATCGTCAGCTTCGTGACCGCGTGGGTGCTGGCCGGCGCCTCGTCGATCGCGTGGCACTTCTACGGCGGCAGCTACCTGTGGGCGGCGCTCGCGACGGGGGTCATCCTGTGGGCGGGATTCACCGCCGCCCGCTTCATCACGCACGACGCGTTCGAGGGACGGCCCACCGCGCTCACCGTCATGAACATCGCGCACGAGCTGGTGACGATCGTCGTGATGGCGCTCATCATCGGCGTCTGGCCGCCGGCCGGCACCGTCTGA
- the purQ gene encoding phosphoribosylformylglycinamidine synthase subunit PurQ, giving the protein MTARIGVITFPGSLDDRDAQRAIRVAGGEPVALWHGSHDLDGVDALVLPGGFSYGDYLRAGAIAALAPIMAEVKDAAAKGMPILGICNGFQMLVEAHLLPGGLIRNAHQQFIRRDQRLRVENNDTAWTSDFSTGQEIVIPLKNADGGYIASESELDRLEGEGLVAFRYLGVNPNGSLRDIAGLTNERGNVVGLMPHPEHAVEPGFGPDTSAAMRSGVDGLAFFTSAVAAVVGAAA; this is encoded by the coding sequence ATGACCGCCCGCATCGGGGTCATCACGTTCCCCGGTTCGCTCGACGACCGCGACGCGCAGCGCGCGATCCGCGTCGCCGGCGGCGAGCCGGTCGCGCTGTGGCACGGTTCGCACGACCTCGACGGCGTCGACGCGCTGGTGCTGCCCGGCGGTTTCAGCTACGGCGACTACCTGCGCGCCGGAGCGATCGCGGCGCTCGCCCCGATCATGGCGGAGGTGAAGGATGCCGCGGCCAAGGGCATGCCCATCCTCGGGATCTGCAACGGCTTCCAGATGCTCGTCGAGGCGCACCTGCTTCCGGGCGGCCTGATCCGCAACGCCCACCAGCAGTTCATCCGGCGCGATCAGCGCCTGCGCGTCGAGAACAACGACACCGCGTGGACCAGCGACTTCTCGACCGGCCAGGAGATCGTCATCCCGCTGAAGAACGCCGACGGCGGATACATCGCCTCCGAGTCCGAGCTCGACCGCCTCGAGGGCGAGGGCCTCGTCGCGTTCCGGTACCTGGGCGTCAACCCCAACGGGTCGCTGCGCGACATCGCCGGGCTCACCAACGAGCGCGGCAACGTCGTGGGTCTCATGCCCCACCCGGAGCACGCCGTCGAGCCGGGCTTCGGTCCCGACACGTCCGCGGCGATGCGCTCGGGCGTCGACGGCCTGGCGTTCTTCACCTCGGCCGTGGCCGCGGTGGTGGGCGCCGCCGCCTGA
- the purS gene encoding phosphoribosylformylglycinamidine synthase subunit PurS yields the protein MPTIVVDVMPKAELLDPQGKAVSGAFSRLGVSEFTDVRIGKRFELTVAGEVTDEVLAEAKRVADEILSNSVIEDVVGVEVVE from the coding sequence ATGCCCACCATCGTCGTCGACGTCATGCCCAAGGCCGAGCTGCTCGACCCGCAGGGGAAGGCCGTCTCGGGCGCATTCTCGCGGCTCGGCGTCTCGGAGTTCACCGACGTGCGCATCGGCAAGCGGTTCGAGCTCACCGTCGCCGGCGAGGTCACCGACGAGGTGCTCGCCGAGGCGAAGCGGGTCGCGGACGAGATCCTCTCGAACTCCGTGATCGAGGACGTCGTGGGCGTCGAGGTCGTCGAATGA
- a CDS encoding ABC transporter substrate-binding protein: protein MNARAFRRSAVAIAAFSASAVVLAGCASGNNNDAGGEDGEITLTVATFNDFGYTDELLQEYMDEHPNVTVEHTRAAESGDARSNFFAKLGKGGLADIEAVEIDWFAEAMQYSDMLAEAPDSVKGRWLDWKEAAATDADGRLVGFGTDIGPQGVCYRSELFAAAGLPSDPEGVAQLFDGDWENFLDVADQYKAATGKPMIDSANSVLQGIMNQVEYTYTEEDGAVIATENPEVQAAYELVAERAVPNSAYSGQWSDDWFASMANGEFAAMLCPGWMLGVIEGNAPDTTDWNIADVFPNGGGNWGGSYLTVPADGDNVEAALELADWLTAPEQQMKAFGNAGTFPSQIEALESQELADATNAYFQDAPVGEILSTRAEAVTVAPFKDENYFKYHDALQNAVIRVFDGVEDQETSWNTWVAEVEAF, encoded by the coding sequence GTGAACGCACGCGCCTTCCGCAGAAGCGCTGTGGCAATCGCCGCATTCTCGGCCTCGGCCGTCGTCCTCGCCGGCTGCGCCAGCGGCAACAACAACGACGCCGGTGGCGAAGACGGTGAGATCACCCTCACCGTGGCCACCTTCAACGACTTCGGCTACACCGACGAGCTCCTCCAGGAGTACATGGACGAGCACCCGAACGTCACGGTGGAGCACACCCGCGCCGCCGAGTCCGGCGACGCCCGCTCGAACTTCTTCGCGAAGCTCGGCAAGGGCGGCCTGGCCGACATCGAGGCCGTCGAGATCGACTGGTTCGCCGAGGCGATGCAGTACTCCGACATGCTCGCCGAAGCGCCCGACAGCGTGAAGGGCCGCTGGCTGGACTGGAAGGAGGCTGCGGCGACGGATGCCGACGGCCGTCTGGTCGGCTTCGGCACCGACATCGGCCCGCAGGGCGTCTGCTACCGCTCCGAGCTGTTCGCCGCTGCCGGCCTGCCGAGCGACCCCGAGGGCGTCGCGCAGCTGTTCGACGGCGACTGGGAGAACTTCCTGGACGTCGCCGACCAGTACAAGGCCGCCACCGGCAAGCCGATGATCGACTCGGCCAACTCGGTGCTCCAGGGCATCATGAACCAGGTCGAGTACACCTACACCGAAGAGGACGGCGCGGTCATCGCGACCGAGAACCCCGAGGTGCAGGCCGCCTACGAGCTCGTCGCCGAGCGCGCCGTGCCGAACTCGGCCTACTCGGGCCAGTGGTCGGACGACTGGTTCGCGTCGATGGCGAACGGCGAGTTCGCCGCGATGCTGTGCCCGGGCTGGATGCTGGGCGTCATCGAGGGCAACGCCCCCGACACGACCGACTGGAACATCGCCGACGTCTTCCCGAACGGCGGCGGCAACTGGGGCGGGTCGTACCTGACCGTCCCCGCCGACGGTGACAACGTCGAGGCCGCCCTCGAGCTCGCGGACTGGCTGACCGCCCCCGAGCAGCAGATGAAGGCGTTCGGCAACGCCGGCACGTTCCCCAGCCAGATCGAGGCGCTCGAGAGCCAGGAGCTCGCCGATGCGACCAACGCGTACTTCCAGGACGCGCCGGTCGGCGAGATCCTCTCCACCCGCGCCGAAGCGGTGACCGTCGCCCCGTTCAAGGACGAGAACTACTTCAAGTACCACGACGCGCTCCAGAACGCGGTCATCCGTGTCTTCGACGGCGTCGAGGACCAGGAGACCTCGTGGAACACCTGGGTCGCCGAGGTCGAGGCCTTCTGA
- a CDS encoding carbohydrate ABC transporter permease, with the protein MTATDVRPEAPEAPPQGKDKPVRVLSFSQNLSRWDLKVSPYLYISPFFIMFAVVGLFPIAYTAVISFMEWDLVRNSGEFIGFDQYIWILQNPQFWTALRNTFSIFLLSSVPQLVFAIFIAAMLDKNIRAKTFWRTSVLLPYVMAPVAVALIFSNMFGDNHGLVNNVLTDLGLTPIPWHKDPFWSHVAIATMVNFRWTGYNALILLAAMQAVPRDYYEAATVDGAGAFRQFWSITLPSLRPTLIFVIITSTIGGLQIFDEPSQFDNTGQGGAAQQWLTITLFLYNIGWREWNFGRAAALAWILFLIILVIGLINLLVTRRLVRDEGGRGVSLSRKKGPRR; encoded by the coding sequence GTGACTGCCACCGATGTGCGGCCCGAAGCGCCTGAGGCGCCGCCGCAGGGGAAGGACAAGCCCGTCCGGGTGCTGTCCTTCAGCCAGAACCTCAGCCGCTGGGACCTCAAGGTCTCGCCGTACCTCTACATCTCGCCGTTCTTCATCATGTTCGCGGTGGTGGGGCTGTTCCCCATCGCCTACACCGCGGTCATCTCGTTCATGGAGTGGGACCTGGTCCGCAACTCCGGCGAGTTCATCGGCTTCGACCAGTACATCTGGATCCTCCAGAACCCCCAGTTCTGGACGGCGCTGCGCAACACCTTCAGCATCTTCCTGCTCTCCAGCGTCCCGCAGCTCGTGTTCGCGATCTTCATCGCCGCGATGCTCGACAAGAACATCCGCGCCAAGACCTTCTGGCGCACCAGCGTCCTGCTGCCCTACGTGATGGCGCCGGTTGCCGTCGCCCTGATCTTCAGCAACATGTTCGGCGACAACCACGGCCTGGTGAACAACGTCCTCACCGACCTGGGCCTGACGCCCATCCCGTGGCACAAGGACCCCTTCTGGAGTCACGTCGCGATCGCGACCATGGTGAACTTCCGCTGGACCGGCTACAACGCGCTGATCCTCCTCGCGGCGATGCAGGCCGTGCCGCGGGACTACTACGAGGCGGCCACGGTCGACGGCGCCGGCGCGTTCCGCCAGTTCTGGAGCATCACGCTGCCGTCGCTGCGCCCCACGCTGATCTTCGTCATCATCACGTCGACCATCGGCGGACTGCAGATCTTCGACGAGCCCAGCCAGTTCGACAACACCGGCCAGGGCGGCGCGGCGCAGCAGTGGCTGACGATCACGCTGTTCCTCTACAACATCGGCTGGCGGGAGTGGAACTTCGGTCGCGCCGCGGCGCTGGCGTGGATCCTGTTCCTCATCATCCTCGTCATCGGCCTCATCAACCTCCTGGTCACCCGCCGCCTCGTCCGGGACGAGGGCGGACGCGGTGTCTCGCTCTCCCGCAAGAAGGGACCCCGCCGATGA
- a CDS encoding carbohydrate ABC transporter permease, whose protein sequence is MSTTPPIAMVEQPIATAGLGRGRNRSSRTTKIRGYRAGFWVYAGLGVVILSAVFPYYWSFLIGSGDASTISDPDMSWIPGGNFLANAASVVNDPAVNFWPALWNSIYSSTLIAASVVVTSTLAGWAFAKLRFKGSKGLLVFVVATMAVPTQLGVVPLYILFAELGWTGSVGAIIIPALTSAFGVFWMTQYLQQTVPDELIEAARVDGATMLRTFWTIAVPAARPAAAMLFLFTFVGAWNNFFWPFIVLDRRDPTLPVALSLLQSNYFVDYSVVLAGVLLATVPLLLLFVVAGKQLVSGIMAGAVKG, encoded by the coding sequence ATGAGCACCACGCCTCCGATCGCCATGGTCGAGCAGCCCATCGCCACCGCCGGCCTCGGCCGGGGCCGAAACCGCAGCTCGCGCACCACGAAGATCCGCGGCTACCGCGCCGGCTTCTGGGTGTATGCGGGGCTGGGCGTCGTCATCCTCTCGGCGGTGTTCCCGTACTACTGGTCGTTCCTGATCGGATCGGGGGATGCCTCGACCATCAGTGATCCCGACATGTCGTGGATCCCCGGCGGCAACTTCCTCGCCAACGCGGCCTCCGTCGTGAACGACCCCGCCGTGAACTTCTGGCCCGCGCTGTGGAACTCGATCTACAGCTCGACGCTGATCGCGGCATCCGTCGTCGTCACCTCGACCCTCGCCGGCTGGGCGTTCGCAAAGCTGCGGTTCAAGGGCAGCAAGGGCCTGCTGGTGTTCGTGGTGGCCACGATGGCGGTGCCCACGCAGCTGGGCGTCGTGCCGCTGTACATCCTGTTCGCCGAGCTCGGCTGGACCGGCAGCGTCGGCGCGATCATCATCCCGGCCCTCACCAGCGCGTTCGGCGTGTTCTGGATGACCCAGTACCTGCAGCAGACCGTGCCCGACGAGCTGATCGAAGCGGCCCGCGTGGACGGCGCGACGATGCTCCGCACCTTCTGGACCATCGCCGTGCCGGCGGCGCGCCCCGCCGCGGCGATGCTGTTCCTGTTCACGTTCGTCGGTGCGTGGAACAACTTCTTCTGGCCGTTCATCGTCCTCGACCGGCGCGACCCGACGCTGCCCGTCGCGCTGTCGCTGCTGCAGTCGAACTACTTCGTGGACTACTCCGTCGTGCTCGCCGGCGTGCTGCTGGCGACGGTCCCGCTCCTGCTGCTGTTCGTCGTGGCCGGCAAGCAGCTCGTGAGCGGAATCATGGCCGGCGCCGTGAAGGGCTAG
- a CDS encoding glycoside hydrolase family 1 protein encodes MTTAIPRAFPPDFLFGAATAAFQIEGAAHQDGRRDSIWDAFCRVPGAVINGDNGDVACDHYHRYRDDVALMKDLGLQTYRFSTSWSRVRPDGGPVNAQGVDFYKRLVDELLGAGILPWLTLYHWDLPQALQDTGGWANRDTADLFTEYALTMHDALGDRVNVWTTLNEPWCSSFLSYTAGLHAPGHYSVEEGVLAAHHLLLGHGQAVRELRARDESLNLGITLNLTVADPVDAADPADVDAARRIDGQFNRWFLDPIFRAQYPADIVEDFRKVDAAAVAAWEAAVRPGDLEAIATPIDTLGVNYYHGEYVGGHEPVNPPVGGDAPTDRPGRSPFPSHEGIFWHERGLPRTPMQWEVQPEGLTTLLRRVWDEYAQPAGTVLYVTENGAAYDDELVVEHGEKRVHDADRVEFLRGHLDAILDAAEAGVDVRGYFYWSLLDNFEWAWGYEKRFGIVRVDYDTQERTLKDSAREYRRIIAARALAPGNAEVASVPS; translated from the coding sequence ATGACGACCGCGATCCCGCGCGCCTTCCCGCCGGACTTCCTGTTCGGCGCCGCGACCGCCGCCTTCCAGATCGAGGGGGCCGCCCACCAGGACGGCCGCCGGGACTCGATCTGGGACGCCTTCTGCCGGGTGCCGGGCGCCGTCATCAACGGCGACAACGGCGATGTGGCGTGCGATCACTACCACCGCTACCGCGATGACGTGGCGCTCATGAAGGACCTCGGGCTGCAGACGTACCGCTTCTCGACGTCGTGGTCACGCGTGCGCCCCGACGGGGGCCCGGTCAACGCGCAGGGCGTCGACTTCTACAAGCGCCTGGTCGACGAGCTGCTCGGCGCCGGCATCCTGCCGTGGCTGACGCTGTACCACTGGGACCTGCCGCAGGCCCTGCAGGACACGGGCGGCTGGGCGAACCGCGACACCGCCGACCTGTTCACCGAGTACGCGCTGACGATGCACGACGCGCTCGGCGACCGGGTGAACGTGTGGACGACACTCAATGAGCCGTGGTGCTCGTCGTTCCTCAGCTACACGGCGGGCCTGCACGCCCCCGGGCACTACAGCGTCGAGGAGGGCGTGCTCGCGGCGCACCACCTGCTGCTCGGTCACGGCCAGGCGGTGCGCGAACTGCGCGCCCGCGACGAGTCGCTGAACCTCGGCATCACGCTGAACCTCACCGTCGCCGACCCCGTGGACGCGGCCGATCCCGCCGACGTCGACGCCGCCCGCCGCATCGACGGCCAGTTCAACCGCTGGTTCCTCGACCCGATCTTCCGCGCGCAGTACCCGGCAGACATCGTCGAGGACTTCCGGAAGGTGGATGCCGCGGCCGTCGCCGCCTGGGAGGCCGCGGTCCGCCCGGGAGACCTCGAGGCCATCGCGACGCCCATCGACACGCTCGGGGTGAACTACTACCACGGCGAGTACGTCGGCGGGCACGAGCCGGTGAACCCGCCCGTCGGCGGCGACGCGCCCACCGATCGTCCCGGGCGCTCGCCGTTCCCGTCGCATGAGGGCATCTTCTGGCACGAGCGCGGGCTTCCCCGCACGCCGATGCAGTGGGAGGTGCAGCCCGAGGGGCTCACCACGCTGCTGCGCCGCGTGTGGGACGAGTACGCCCAGCCCGCGGGCACGGTGCTCTACGTGACCGAGAACGGCGCGGCCTACGACGACGAGCTCGTCGTCGAGCACGGCGAGAAGCGGGTGCACGACGCCGACCGCGTCGAGTTCCTGCGCGGCCACCTCGACGCGATCCTCGATGCGGCCGAGGCCGGCGTCGACGTGCGCGGGTACTTCTACTGGTCGCTCCTGGACAACTTCGAGTGGGCGTGGGGCTACGAGAAGCGCTTCGGCATCGTGCGCGTCGACTACGACACCCAGGAGCGCACGCTGAAGGACAGCGCGCGCGAGTACCGCCGCATCATCGCCGCCCGTGCGCTCGCGCCGGGCAACGCCGAGGTCGCGTCCGTCCCGTCATGA
- a CDS encoding LacI family DNA-binding transcriptional regulator, whose protein sequence is MGTETMRSAVTIEEVAAAAGVSRSTVSRVVNGSTAVSPEALESVQRAIAELNYVPNRAARSLASHKTHAVALIVPEDTTRFFGDPFFAAIVSGINSRLSRSDYVLNLFIASDDPGDKTTSYVRSGAVDGAIVVSHHTSDTFIDRIASVVPVVYGGRPARERERDYYVDVDNVRGAYDATVYLIENGRRRIATITGPRNMPAGVDRVQGYRDALAAWSLDEVAVEDGNFTADGGADAMRRILASGAAPDAVFVASDLMARGALTVLAQEGLRVPEDVAIVGFDDSPVATSVTPQLTTVRQPSFQQGERMASVLIDLLAGRHPRHVTILETELVVRESV, encoded by the coding sequence ATGGGTACCGAGACGATGCGATCGGCGGTGACGATCGAGGAGGTCGCCGCCGCGGCGGGCGTGTCGCGGTCGACGGTCTCGCGCGTGGTGAACGGTTCGACGGCGGTGAGCCCCGAGGCGCTGGAGTCGGTGCAGCGGGCGATCGCCGAGCTCAACTACGTCCCCAACCGCGCCGCGCGCTCCCTCGCCAGCCACAAGACGCACGCCGTCGCGCTCATCGTGCCCGAAGACACCACCCGGTTCTTCGGCGACCCGTTCTTCGCTGCGATCGTGTCGGGCATCAACTCGCGGCTCAGCCGCTCGGACTACGTGCTCAACCTCTTCATCGCCAGCGACGACCCCGGCGACAAGACGACCAGCTACGTCCGCAGCGGCGCGGTGGACGGCGCGATCGTGGTGTCGCACCACACCAGCGACACCTTCATCGACCGCATCGCCAGCGTCGTGCCCGTCGTCTACGGCGGTCGGCCCGCGCGCGAGCGGGAGCGCGACTACTACGTCGACGTCGACAACGTCCGCGGCGCGTACGACGCGACGGTGTACCTGATCGAGAACGGCCGCCGCCGCATCGCCACGATCACCGGTCCGCGCAACATGCCCGCCGGCGTGGACCGCGTGCAGGGGTATCGCGACGCGCTCGCCGCGTGGAGCCTCGACGAGGTCGCGGTCGAGGACGGCAACTTCACCGCCGACGGCGGGGCCGACGCGATGCGCCGGATCCTCGCCTCGGGCGCCGCGCCGGATGCCGTCTTCGTGGCCAGCGACCTCATGGCCCGGGGTGCGCTCACGGTGCTGGCGCAAGAGGGCCTCCGGGTGCCCGAGGACGTCGCGATCGTCGGGTTCGACGACTCCCCGGTGGCCACGTCGGTCACCCCGCAGCTGACGACGGTGCGCCAGCCCTCGTTCCAGCAGGGGGAGCGCATGGCGTCGGTGCTCATCGACCTCCTGGCGGGGAGGCATCCGCGGCACGTCACGATCCTCGAGACGGAGCTCGTGGTACGCGAGTCGGTCTGA